Sequence from the Phragmites australis chromosome 6, lpPhrAust1.1, whole genome shotgun sequence genome:
TATGTTCATTGCCATGGTTGTGAGCTTCCTGTACATGCATTGATGAATGGAAAAGATGAACACAATTAGGGTGAAGGTGTAGTTGTAATTTTGACTGACCATGGCACTTCCATGGGATATGTTTGTTTGTGCTTCATCTGTTTTAGGAGGTGAATTTTCATACTCAATGTTTAGGGTGAAGGTGTAGTGGTACTGCTTTGTAATACATGAACTCAATTCGGGTTAACCCTTTGTGCTATATCCTGCTGTTCATGGCTCTGCAATGGGATATGGTCGTTTGTCCTGCACCTGTTTTGGGAGGTTAGGGCAATGTTCACTTGTGTAGTTAGGGCAATGTTAGTTTCAGCGCTGGACTTGGTGTAGGTAACTGATGAACCGAAATAGGGTGTGGTACTGCAAGCCTTAATGGAGTAGAGGGAACTTTATAAATTGGTAGGAATGAATTGTAATGGAACTGATCTAGAATTGGGAAGTGTTGAACTGTACAGAACTTTGGGCATTCTTTAGGTACCCTGTCATCTCATTGCAGTAGGAATGGAATGATGAACCACAATTAGGAACCAAAACAAGTGGTAGTTGCCAACACATGAAGTACATACATTGGTATGCATTGAGGTAGGCCCTGTTAGGTTAATTCTGTGTGTAGGTGAGATGGTTCCATAGTATGGGTTTGGGTGGAATGTCTTTTGGAATATTGGATAGTATGCGTGTTGATGATTGGCCTCATTATAGATGGACGCTCCAGAGCTGTCGGCCCTTCTGTCAACACTCCAGGACAATGTCCAGGAGGCTGCacaagcgttgaagaaggtTGCCGTCAACAATTTGACAACCGACAGCTGCCCTGCGGCCATGGATATGAATCGGGCCCTACTTGAGGTAGAGAGCATAGCTCAGGACTTGGAACAGCTTGTGTTTCAGGTAGAAGATGCTTTGATCAGAGCTAGAGAAGGCGACCACTCAGGCCCCGAAGACAACATTAGCGTACCCGGCTTCGATGAAGCATCGGTTGGACCGGGCAGTGCAGAAGACGATGTATTGTCCGACGAGTGGAGCTCGGAGACCGTGTTATGTGCTGAGTCCGTCGAAGAGTACTCCATTGAGTCAGACCGATCATGGAGGCTATAGGATGCTATGCTGCCTAGAGGCTACTATAGGCCGATTAACGTAGAACTGTGTGCTGTAAACTTATTTGAATCTTGTTTCAAACATGTTATGTACCCTCTCTAATATGGAATGCTACATGCTGCTATTGTTCTATATATGTATGGTGCATGCGCTTATACCAAAGTATGCAGGGATTCTATGGAGTACGCAGATTTTCTGAGAGGGGACGGCGATGCTATTCCATGGGATGATGTAGTACCACTGACCCAAGAAGGATTGAGTGGCTCACAGGCCCCAGAGCCCGTGGTGCAGAATGACGATGCACAAACAGATATACCTGCTGGTGGAGGCCGTGGGCAGAGCTACACGATGAAGGAAGACCTCCTACTTGTTTCTGCCTGGCTCAACATTAGCATGGATCCGGTGGTGGGTTCGAACCAAAGTTTGGGCGCGTTTTGGCAGCGGATCGAGTCTTACTTCCACGAGCACAAAGACTTCCCGTCCACGCGCAACAAGAAGTCGTTGCAAGGGAGGTGGGCATTCATTAATGGGATGGTACAAAAGTTTTGCGGCCACTACGCGCGTGCAATGCGTAGTAGACGCAGCGGTACCACAGAGGGGGAGACGGTACGATGTTGTATGCCACCGTCACATTTCTCTTGTAAATGATGTTGCACTCGTCCTGTACTATAATGGTGCCTTGTTGTGCAGGTTGTTGAGGCTTGCAAAATGTTCCAGGCAGTTGAACATAAAGAGTTCACGTTTCTTCCTTGTTGGCGTGAATTGCGACACCATCCGAAGTGGCAGTCAGAGGCTTccaggaagaagcaaatgactTCCAGCGCAGCAGGAGATGGCAGCCCTTCATTGACTCAGAACATGCCACCATCACATCCTGAGGGAATTGCACAAGAAACAGGTAGCGAAGGCACGGTCCGAGCTAAGAGACCTGTTGGCCGGAGCCGGTCGAAGGAAATAGGGCGTGGTTCATTGACTGCTTCCAACTCGGCGTCGGCACCAATGAAGGAAGTATTTGACAGGCAATTTAGTATGAAGGAAAAGTTCGAGAAGGAAAGGGCCGAGAGGTTCGCGGAGATGATGTATGTAGAGCGGCAGCGCCTTCGCCTCGAGGAGGAGCGAATGCAACTAGAGAAGGTGAAGGAGGAAATGAGGATAATGAACATGGATTTATCGCAAATGGACGATGACCAAAAAGAGTATTACAAAAGTCATTGTCAGAGTATCATTGCTGCTAGGCGCGCCTCATCGGGTTCTACGTTCTGAAATTTGAAGTTCTGATTTAAACAATGTTTTGTTGGTTCGGACTAATTTCCAGTTTGTATGCAGTTTGTATGCAGTTTGTTATGTAATCATGTGTTCTGAACTTGGATGTCAGTTTGTGTTTTGAAATTTGAGGTTCCAAACTAAATTTGCTGCTGTATGTCAGTTTGTGTTCTGTAATTTGAGGTTCCAAACATTGCAGGCACCTGTATGTTTTGAACCTGGATGTCACTTTGCAAACTAAAATTGCAGGTGTATGTACATTTGTGTTCTGTAATTTGAGGTTTCAAACATTGCAGGCACCTGTATGTCAGTTTCAGATCTGACATTGATGAATTATGAAGATGAGTTCTGCAATGGCAGCGCGTGTGCTGATATTTCAGATTCAAAACTGATAATCGGTTGTCCACCTGTATGTTAGCTGAATTTTTGAAGCTACATGGTCTTGGTGTAGTCTGAAATTTTGAGGATGTGCTGATTTTTTTTGCCTTCTGTTCTGAAGCCTGATTTTGAGTTCTGCAATTGCAGCTTGGTTCCTAAAATTTTAGGTTCTGGTGTCAATTTTCAGATTGTGTCCTCCAAATTTCAGGTTATTTGTCGAATTCAGAATTTGCAGAATGAGTACCATACGAAACATAGTTCATTGACAATCAGGAACTACCACATTACAACAAAGATAGTTTGACACACTATCAGTACGAAGCACAGTACAATGCACTAAACGTGCAGCTCCATACCGATTGCACAAGGCAGCGAATGCAGAAACATAGTTTGGTCCAATTAGTACCATGCCGCTACACGTCGCCTCCGTGTAACTACCAAAGGTGTTCGACAAGGTCTTCCCGGAGATTAACATGTGCCTGCTTGCATCGAATTGCATTGTACCGTTGGCTCAAGACCATCAATGGTGGCGTCACGTCGTGAGAAGCCTGCACGTCTTCACCTGCTCCCTCGTACACGTAGTCCACATCGTCGTCTTCGCGTTCGTCTTCAAtaatcatgttgtgcatgattaTGCATGCGGTCATGATGGCGGACAAGGTTTCCTCGTCCCACAACCGTGTTGCCCCGCGAACAATAGGAAACTGCGACTGGAGTACTCCAAAGGCGCGCTCCACGTCCTTGCGGGCCGCCGCTTGTTGCACGACAAAGTGTTGCCGCTTGCGGCCGACAGGAGCCGGAATGGGCTTCACAAACGTGGCCCATTCCGGGTAAATTCCGTCAGCAAGATAGTAACCCATGGTGTAGTCCTGACCATTGATTGTGTAATTAACCTTCGGTGCCTGTTCGGCGGCTAAGTCGTCGAGGAGATGTGATCGGTGGAGGACATTGATGTCATTTAGCGAACCAGGCATGCCAAAAAATGCATGCCAGATCCACAGGTCCTGCGACGCGACCGCCTCAAGAATGATAGTTGGAGCGTTAACATGCCCCGTGTAAGACCCCGCCCACGCCGTAGggcagttcttccacctccaatgcataCAATCAACGCTTCCTAACATACCTGGGAAGCCTCTGCGCGAGTTGATGGCGAGCAACCTCGCAATGTCCTCCTCATTAGGAGAACGAAGGTACTCATCGCCGAATGCCTGCACAACAGCATTGACGAAACGACGCATACTCTCAATGATGGTGCTCTCACCAAGACGAAGGCACTCATCGAGAGAATCAGCCGGCGCATCGTATGCTAGCATACGAAATACCGCAGTCACTTTTTGCAATGCTGACAGCCCGAGCTCTCCAGCTGCGTTTCTCCGCTGCACGAACCATGGGTCCTTCTCTTCAACAGCTGCAACTATCTTCATAAACAGGTCGCATTTCATCCGGAACCTGCAACAACGCACATGTTTATGAACAACACACCCTTTTTAAACACTTTAACAATTGAGAATGTAACAATACCTGCGCCGGAATATATAGTCGGGGTACACGGGAGGATCGGCAAAGTAGTCGTTGAACAACCTCATATGGCCCTCGTGTCGATAGCGGTTGATACGCTTTCGACCTGGGActgagcccccccccccatggTCGCCTCTTTGATTCCTCCAGGTCGGCTTGCCAAGCTCTCATACCCTCCATGAAcaaatcatcttcttcatcggacGAGTCGTTGGACGGGAAACACAACTCCCTCAAGTATTCCTTCCAAGCTTGCCGAGGATCCATTTAGCTACCTTGCATTTGCAACCATCCTCCTGCCTCCTTCTTATAGTGCCTCGAACAATCTTCTAGGGGAAGCAAGCACCCTCCCTTCCACGAGAAGCCACTACTCCAACACCTTCCCCTGCAAGCCACGttgtcttccgcaacaagccTGTCAAAATATCATACCTAATTTCACGAATTATAAAACCTAATGAATGTCTGCACAAATTTTCGACGTACCATTTATTTGCGTAACATGAccctgaaaattaaaaaaaagaatccaGCACCGGCGGTTATGGCGGTTACCaataaaacattaaaaaacatGAAAGAGAAAATAGAGATCCAGATATAAGGGTTCTgctggagatgaatggaatggGGGaggctgtaatagtgataggaaatgctgtaatagtgtttttgaggatgaaaatttagagtatctgttggagtTGACCTTAGATAGTtagatatatttatctttaCCCCTTTTTTTATGAGGTCAGCATCCTGATGACAGACATGAAATGTTTGTTCGTGACTAGCCCCTTCATAGTTCCCTGTTCAACTCAAAGTCTATCAGTCAGTCACACATCAGCCATTTACAATCACGGAAATAGAGACTCCATTTGTGACTTGTGAGGAGTGAGGACCCATGATGCTGGCCCTCCAAACAGTGAGAACCCTGGAATTCGATTCGTGAGCTTATGATGGCTCTCGAAACATAGTTTTTCTAAATATACGTCTATATACTAGCCCACGTTAAACATTTTTCTAACGCTAGCCCTCAAAATTAGCAAGTTGCAGAACTGAGGCAACGCCATGCATTCGGTTTAGTAACATTTGCGATTTACTAATTTATGAGGTCAGCTGTCTGATGAAGACACCAAGCATTTGTACGTAACTAGCTCAGTCAAAAATCCCTGTTCAAGTCAAAGTCTGACAGTCAGTCTTCCAAAGATAAAAGGTCTCGATCAGTCACAGTTAGTCCCACATTCACAGTCACATAGTCAGAGACTCCATTAGAGAAGACCCTCGGTAATTTTGTATGCCCATGCTCCCAAACAAGGACCATTGGATCATTCACAGGGGGGATCCTGGACTTTGGATGAGAACATACATACACTAATTGTCACGACCAGGACCGAGTAATGCTACTGGCCTAGTGGCCTACCGTGAAATGTTTAGATGTGATACACTGCTCGTCTCTCTTTTGCATGAAAGCaggaaataaaatgaaatcGTTAAGATCGCAATTAGCTAAGAATGCCACGCTTACTTTGGCTGCTGAATGGTGGAGCACTAAGTGCACATTTGGTGGCTAACTGAACTCCTGGTTCTTATTGTTGTGAGGTGTCTAATCTGAAGtaactaaaattttattatttttcagtTACTTTTTATTCGTTAAATCGATATCCCACAACACACCATGTTGTTCTGtgtgtagaaaaaaaaaaactacagtaAGCTTAGCTAAAATTGGACGCTACATACTATAGGAAACTATGCAATTTCAGGTGACTAAGATGAGAAATTTTCAGAATATTAAAAATTAGCAAACCCACTCGCTTGAATATATACTGTCAATTAATCATTATCAATCTTCTTTGTAATATCCATTTCTTTTGTTTGAGAGGGGATCATAGTATTATCTCATTAGGGCTCCGTTTCACAGTTACTCGTACTTCCATTATCCACCAAACCTATTCATTCACATACACGATAGATCAGGTATACAAATATGCCAAAATGCTGAGCAACATACATGGAGGTCCAAAATTACACA
This genomic interval carries:
- the LOC133920805 gene encoding uncharacterized protein LOC133920805, producing the protein MRLFNDYFADPPVYPDYIFRRRFRMKCDLFMKIVAAVEEKDPWFVQRRNAAGELGLSALQKVTAVFRMLAYDAPADSLDECLRLGESTIIESMRRFVNAVVQAFGDEYLRSPNEEDIARLLAINSRRGFPGMLGSVDCMHWRWKNCPTAWAGSYTGHVNAPTIILEAVASQDLWIWHAFFGMPGSLNDINVLHRSHLLDDLAAEQAPKVNYTINGQDYTMGYYLADGIYPEWATFVKPIPAPVGRKRQHFVVQQAAARKDVERAFGVLQSQFPIVRGATRLWDEETLSAIMTACIIMHNMIIEDEREDDDVDYVYEGAGEDVQASHDVTPPLMVLSQRYNAIRCKQAHVNLREDLVEHLW